Proteins found in one Campylobacter concisus genomic segment:
- a CDS encoding tRNA 2-thiocytidine biosynthesis TtcA family protein yields the protein MIELSKRLLRQVGQTNARYKMIEGGDKILLGLSGGKDSLALAHVLKHIQNVTPEKFEFKAVTLSYGMGEDYAYLTKHCNEHGIEHEVIDSSIFEISKEKIRKNSSFCSFFSRMRRGYLYTYALKHGFNKLAIAHHLDDAAESFFMNFTYNGALRTLAPKYTAKNGITVIRPFIFVRERQLRENAIKNELRVIGDEACPAMRFDVKMPHARYETKQLLATLEKENPKLFTSLKASFENIHTDTFFALNSSSEE from the coding sequence AGGCAAGTTGGTCAGACAAATGCCAGATACAAGATGATAGAGGGCGGAGATAAGATCTTGCTTGGTCTTAGCGGTGGTAAAGATAGCCTCGCACTAGCTCACGTACTAAAGCATATCCAAAACGTTACACCTGAAAAATTTGAGTTTAAAGCAGTAACACTAAGCTACGGCATGGGTGAGGACTACGCTTATCTTACGAAGCATTGCAATGAGCACGGAATAGAGCATGAAGTGATAGATAGCTCAATCTTTGAGATTTCAAAAGAGAAAATCCGTAAGAATTCCAGTTTTTGTAGTTTCTTTTCTCGTATGAGAAGAGGTTATCTTTATACTTACGCCTTAAAACATGGTTTTAATAAACTTGCGATTGCTCATCATTTAGACGATGCAGCGGAGAGCTTTTTTATGAACTTTACATATAATGGTGCACTAAGGACGCTTGCTCCAAAATATACTGCAAAAAATGGAATCACGGTTATTAGGCCATTTATCTTCGTTCGCGAGAGACAGCTTCGCGAAAATGCTATCAAAAATGAATTAAGAGTTATCGGTGATGAAGCATGCCCTGCAATGAGATTTGACGTAAAGATGCCGCATGCTAGGTATGAAACCAAACAGCTTTTAGCAACCTTAGAAAAAGAAAATCCAAAGCTTTTTACTTCGCTAAAAGCATCATTTGAAAATATCCATACTGATACTTTTTTTGCTCTCAATAGCAGTAGTGAAGAGTAA